In Candidatus Dormiibacterota bacterium, a single window of DNA contains:
- a CDS encoding RidA family protein, translating into MAKTVGPFSPWRRIGDTIATSGQIGLGDDGKVVEGGFGPELEQTLRNLSNVLADAGVTRQQVIKVNVYLADLADWSALNGPYAEFFGSLLPARTAFATSALPLGARVEIEAWAVVEETR; encoded by the coding sequence ATGGCAAAGACGGTCGGACCTTTCAGCCCATGGCGTCGGATTGGAGACACGATCGCCACGTCCGGTCAGATCGGCCTGGGCGACGACGGGAAGGTGGTCGAGGGCGGCTTCGGGCCCGAGCTCGAGCAGACGCTCCGCAACCTCAGCAATGTCCTCGCCGACGCCGGTGTTACAAGACAGCAGGTCATCAAAGTCAATGTGTACCTGGCTGACCTCGCGGACTGGTCGGCCCTCAATGGTCCCTACGCTGAGTTCTTTGGCTCTTTGCTCCCAGCACGGACCGCCTTCGCGACGTCCGCGCTCCCGCTCGGTGCCCGGGTCGAGATTGAGGCCTGGGCCGTCGTCGAGGAGACTCGATGA
- a CDS encoding DUF1801 domain-containing protein: protein MKSSRTSAKTANAKTAKLLVAMTGKASPAKAAEGDGPVFAYIASLPQPQRGIAERIDALAAEQLSDLRRAVKWGMAYYGVGGGWCFSSGAFVGHVKLMFIRGTELDPEPPVTPVGMGKSTRGVELASVDDLDERLAASWMRQAAAMPFFGGKKR, encoded by the coding sequence TCTGCCAAGACTGCCAACGCCAAGACCGCCAAGCTGCTGGTCGCCATGACGGGCAAGGCAAGCCCCGCGAAGGCCGCGGAAGGCGACGGGCCCGTGTTCGCCTACATCGCCAGCTTGCCGCAGCCGCAGCGCGGCATCGCCGAGCGCATCGATGCCCTGGCGGCCGAGCAGCTATCGGACCTCCGGCGTGCGGTGAAGTGGGGTATGGCGTACTACGGTGTGGGCGGGGGCTGGTGCTTCTCGTCCGGCGCCTTCGTCGGCCATGTGAAATTGATGTTCATACGCGGCACCGAGCTCGACCCGGAACCGCCGGTGACTCCCGTCGGGATGGGCAAGTCCACGCGGGGCGTCGAGCTGGCATCCGTGGACGATCTCGACGAGCGCCTGGCGGCCTCGTGGATGAGGCAGGCCGCCGCCATGCCCTTCTTCGGGGGGAAGAAGCGATGA